The following are from one region of the Petrotoga mobilis SJ95 genome:
- the xylB gene encoding xylulokinase: MHKYLGIDVGTTGLKGLVVSEEGELLDSYSYELDMKVPKPAWAEQEPEDWWIGVYEILKKVSRTHQIDVIGFSGQMHSLVVLDENNEPIRPAILWCDQRTTPQCKEATEAFGGEEKVISKIGNPFLEGFTFPKILWLKENEKENFKKIKKILLPKDYVVFKLTGTIGIDYSDASGTACFNVKTNYWDEEILETFGINMDIMPELYPSYGIRGEVKESLQKELGWKNTKVVSGGADNASAAFGIGISKAGESMVSIGTSGTVLTLTDKKEPDLSGKIHYFNSVIQDKYYYMGVMLSAAHSLNWVKNRFFHSSDWTEIEKRINQSVPGSNGIIFLPYLNGERTPHRDPNARGVFFGISSLNTENDILRATMEGITFGLRDSFELIKEKTEIKDMRIVGGGAKNKSWAKIVATNFKMPVKMPKIDEGGAYGAAMLAAVGDGQQLEDVLKWVKFKEIIEPNYQDIKIYDDYYEAYKNLYKSLKGNFEELAKIQK, from the coding sequence TTGCATAAGTACTTAGGAATTGACGTTGGGACAACTGGATTGAAGGGTTTAGTAGTATCTGAAGAAGGAGAATTATTGGATAGTTATTCCTATGAATTAGATATGAAAGTTCCCAAACCGGCATGGGCTGAACAAGAGCCTGAAGATTGGTGGATTGGTGTATACGAAATATTAAAAAAAGTGTCTAGAACGCATCAAATAGATGTAATAGGGTTTTCCGGACAAATGCATAGCTTGGTGGTTTTGGATGAAAATAATGAGCCTATTAGGCCTGCAATCCTTTGGTGTGATCAAAGGACGACCCCACAGTGCAAAGAAGCTACAGAAGCTTTTGGTGGCGAAGAAAAGGTTATCTCCAAAATAGGCAATCCCTTTTTAGAAGGTTTCACTTTCCCCAAAATACTGTGGTTAAAAGAAAATGAAAAAGAGAATTTTAAAAAAATAAAGAAGATTCTTCTACCTAAGGATTATGTAGTTTTTAAGTTAACAGGAACCATTGGTATAGATTACTCGGATGCGTCTGGAACGGCGTGTTTTAATGTAAAAACAAATTATTGGGATGAAGAGATTTTGGAAACTTTTGGTATTAATATGGATATAATGCCTGAATTGTATCCTTCTTATGGGATTCGAGGGGAAGTAAAAGAAAGTTTACAAAAAGAATTGGGATGGAAGAACACAAAGGTTGTTTCTGGGGGAGCAGATAATGCATCAGCTGCATTTGGAATAGGTATATCAAAAGCAGGAGAGTCGATGGTTAGTATCGGAACTTCAGGCACTGTTTTAACCCTCACTGATAAAAAAGAACCTGACTTATCGGGAAAAATACATTACTTTAACAGTGTAATACAAGATAAATATTACTACATGGGGGTAATGCTTTCAGCCGCTCATTCTCTAAATTGGGTAAAGAATCGATTTTTTCACAGTTCAGATTGGACAGAAATAGAAAAAAGAATAAACCAATCAGTACCAGGTTCAAATGGTATTATTTTTCTTCCTTACTTAAACGGAGAAAGAACCCCACATAGAGACCCTAACGCAAGAGGTGTTTTCTTTGGAATTTCTTCTTTGAATACTGAAAACGACATACTAAGAGCAACAATGGAAGGTATAACCTTCGGCCTGAGGGATTCCTTTGAACTTATAAAAGAAAAAACTGAAATAAAAGATATGAGGATAGTGGGGGGAGGAGCTAAAAATAAAAGTTGGGCAAAGATAGTTGCAACAAACTTCAAAATGCCCGTTAAAATGCCAAAGATTGATGAAGGTGGTGCTTATGGAGCGGCTATGTTGGCTGCAGTAGGAGATGGCCAACAGCTTGAAGATGTTTTAAAATGGGTAAAATTCAAAGAAATTATTGAACCTAATTATCAAGATATCAAGATTTACGATGATTATTATGAGGCTTACAAGAATTTGTATAAATCGTTGAAGGGAAATTTCGAAGAGTTGGCAAAAATTCAAAAATGA
- a CDS encoding ROK family transcriptional regulator — protein sequence MKIKKINAERMGYSNKLMVFNLIRYYSGISRNEISKLTGLDKSTVTKITYDLISKNLIEEGDRKSSKRVGRKPIKLEAAKGVAASIIVKVGVEKTVVGLGYMNNSINKIVEFETPKNFNVFIGKLAVEIKRIYENANGNNIVGLSFSFPGMIDRKNLIIEYVPHFNWSEIDLKAALLKELPKCDKPIFAANEAKLALQAEMYFNKNIANLNNGVYVFISQGIGGALLIDGQIHLGPNYTAGEFGHMSIDEDGRKCFCNNQGCWETFASIDTVSKIYEYSNGRLEGNNYEEKFRNLLLKAEKKEGNANEIIKQMLYYLGVGTVNLINILNPEFVIFGGYGYLFPDEYFTEIENIIRTRALKPALKSFKKPMRPVFDIDTACLTGANLRVMDDFAEKAVI from the coding sequence TTGAAGATAAAGAAAATCAATGCAGAAAGAATGGGATACTCAAACAAATTAATGGTTTTCAATTTAATCAGATATTATTCTGGCATCTCCAGAAATGAGATTTCTAAGCTTACAGGTTTAGATAAAAGTACGGTGACAAAGATTACATATGATTTGATTTCTAAAAACTTAATAGAAGAAGGAGATAGAAAATCTTCTAAAAGGGTTGGAAGGAAACCTATAAAACTGGAAGCAGCGAAAGGCGTTGCTGCTTCCATTATCGTTAAGGTTGGAGTTGAAAAAACAGTCGTAGGTCTTGGATATATGAATAATTCAATAAATAAGATTGTTGAATTTGAAACCCCAAAAAATTTTAATGTTTTTATTGGTAAATTAGCTGTTGAGATAAAAAGAATATATGAAAATGCTAATGGGAATAATATAGTAGGCCTTTCTTTTTCTTTTCCAGGAATGATCGATAGGAAAAACTTGATTATCGAATACGTACCTCATTTTAATTGGAGTGAGATCGATCTTAAAGCAGCTCTTTTAAAGGAACTACCCAAATGTGACAAACCAATTTTCGCTGCAAATGAGGCAAAGTTAGCTCTACAAGCAGAGATGTATTTTAACAAGAATATTGCCAACCTAAACAACGGAGTCTATGTTTTCATATCTCAGGGGATAGGAGGAGCTTTGCTTATAGACGGTCAAATTCATTTAGGGCCTAATTACACAGCAGGTGAGTTTGGTCACATGAGTATCGATGAAGATGGGAGAAAATGTTTTTGTAATAATCAAGGATGTTGGGAGACGTTTGCTTCAATTGATACCGTTTCTAAGATATACGAATACAGCAATGGGCGATTGGAAGGCAACAATTACGAAGAAAAATTCAGAAATCTTCTTTTAAAAGCAGAGAAGAAGGAAGGAAACGCCAATGAAATAATTAAACAGATGTTGTATTATTTGGGAGTAGGAACGGTTAATTTAATAAATATCTTAAATCCTGAGTTTGTAATTTTTGGGGGGTATGGGTATCTTTTTCCGGATGAGTATTTCACAGAGATTGAAAATATTATAAGGACGCGGGCTCTGAAACCAGCATTAAAATCTTTCAAAAAGCCTATGAGGCCTGTTTTTGATATAGATACAGCATGTCTAACAGGAGCAAATTTAAGGGTAATGGATGATTTTGCAGAAAAAGCGGTAATTTAG
- the xylA gene encoding xylose isomerase — translation MAEYFKDIKKVEYVGKESKDPLAFHYYDPERKIGNKTMEEHLRFSVAYWHTFTAEGRDMFGVESANREWNKFSDPLDKAYARCDAAFEFMSKLGVKYFCTHDRDLVDEQETLRETNKLLDKVVERIKERMKETGIKLLWGTANLFTHPRFMQGAATSCDADVYAYAAAQVKKALEITKELNGENYVFWGGREGYETLLNTNMELELNNLANFMHMAVDYAKEIGFDGQFLIEPKPKEPTKHQYDFDVASSYAFLQKYDLDKYFKFNIEANHATLAGHTFQHELRYARINNILGSVDANMGDLLLGWDTDQFPTNVFENVLAMYEILKNGGIAPGGLNFDSHVRRPSYENIDLFYAHIAGMDAFALGLILANKILEDKVLEDFVEKRYNTFNEGMGKKIVDGRTNFKELEEYVLDKKVGVPKSGRQEYLENLLNLYIYE, via the coding sequence ATGGCAGAATACTTCAAAGATATTAAAAAAGTTGAGTATGTAGGTAAGGAATCAAAGGATCCATTAGCTTTTCACTATTATGATCCCGAGAGAAAAATTGGTAATAAAACTATGGAAGAACACTTGAGATTTTCTGTGGCTTACTGGCACACTTTCACCGCAGAAGGAAGGGACATGTTCGGGGTCGAAAGTGCCAACAGAGAATGGAACAAATTTTCGGATCCTTTAGATAAAGCTTACGCAAGATGTGATGCAGCATTTGAGTTCATGAGCAAATTGGGTGTTAAATATTTTTGTACCCATGATAGAGACTTGGTTGATGAACAAGAGACATTGAGAGAAACCAATAAGTTATTAGATAAAGTAGTAGAAAGAATAAAGGAGAGAATGAAAGAAACGGGTATAAAGCTTCTTTGGGGAACAGCAAATCTTTTCACTCATCCAAGGTTTATGCAGGGTGCGGCTACATCTTGTGATGCGGATGTGTATGCATATGCCGCTGCACAGGTAAAAAAAGCACTTGAAATAACTAAGGAATTAAATGGTGAAAATTACGTTTTCTGGGGTGGAAGAGAAGGATATGAAACCCTTTTAAACACCAATATGGAGTTGGAATTGAACAATTTGGCTAATTTTATGCACATGGCTGTAGATTACGCCAAAGAAATTGGTTTTGATGGCCAATTTTTGATAGAACCCAAACCAAAAGAGCCCACAAAACATCAATATGATTTTGATGTTGCAAGCTCTTATGCATTTTTGCAAAAATACGATCTTGATAAGTATTTCAAGTTCAATATAGAAGCAAATCATGCCACTCTTGCTGGTCATACTTTTCAGCATGAATTAAGGTATGCACGAATAAATAATATATTGGGCAGCGTTGATGCTAATATGGGTGATCTATTGTTAGGATGGGATACAGACCAATTCCCAACAAACGTATTTGAAAACGTTTTGGCAATGTATGAAATACTTAAAAATGGTGGGATAGCTCCAGGTGGTTTGAACTTTGACTCACATGTCAGAAGGCCTTCTTACGAAAATATTGATCTGTTCTACGCACATATAGCAGGAATGGATGCGTTTGCGTTAGGATTGATATTAGCCAACAAGATTTTAGAAGACAAAGTTTTGGAAGACTTTGTAGAAAAAAGGTATAATACTTTTAATGAGGGAATGGGTAAAAAGATAGTGGATGGACGAACTAATTTCAAAGAACTCGAAGAGTATGTACTAGATAAAAAAGTGGGAGTACCAAAATCGGGAAGACAAGAATATTTGGAAAACTTATTGAATCTATACATCTACGAATAG
- a CDS encoding methyl-accepting chemotaxis protein gives MFKSIRGRITLIIVIIFILFGAAVFFNIFSLIRSNDGLGSYRDLADETNQISEIENTFFEAALAFKDYVINYDEQTREIIIQNIDTVQSFFTDETTDSTLVQNIITKIGDYENSFNQIVQLNEGKNRLVNQDFKDISNELRQSITDFKTLAQENNISTLVFYADSSLEIVDSIKELASVYFSSKSVGDKNSVMNAFDELESQIAILEQGLVSDELTELFNEMKDMVEQFKSTFDQIVTAIESQQPIIGQMEQARVEILNLLEEQRNELKVQQDTLGPSLIEENNQAITLTAILTVVAFVVSIIMVIYLIRSITKPLLDFKNKINQFKEGDLTVNFESKSKDEIGQMANALSEMSKELRRSMGSIKQASDKVENASESLTRSSQESRKNSEELKNQMDKIQTSTEETAGNVEEVTSGVDEVARAAQGVSQDAQRLSEEADETSKAAEEGSKTIESISQAVKEAVERTKESQKEVETLASNAKNVQSIVETINSITEQTNLLALNAAIEAARAGEAGRGFAVVADEIRKLAEESRNATDEISEILTNITQGTNKVNESTNKVVGTIGEINEKMENVQKSFNRIKERIERMDQGIENMTASAEEQSASAQEMSTAMDRVAKAVTEISEQLERSRSVIDEQVKQGIGINEEAKELSELATELKGLVGSFKI, from the coding sequence TTGTTTAAAAGCATAAGGGGAAGGATAACTTTAATTATCGTTATAATTTTTATTTTATTTGGGGCAGCGGTATTTTTCAATATCTTTTCTTTGATAAGGTCCAACGATGGTTTGGGTAGTTATAGAGATTTAGCTGATGAAACGAATCAAATCTCTGAAATAGAAAACACCTTTTTTGAAGCTGCTTTAGCCTTCAAAGATTATGTGATCAACTATGATGAACAAACAAGAGAAATTATTATTCAGAATATCGATACAGTTCAAAGCTTCTTTACAGATGAAACTACCGATTCTACACTAGTACAAAACATAATCACAAAGATAGGCGACTATGAAAACAGCTTTAATCAAATTGTTCAATTGAATGAAGGAAAAAATAGGCTCGTAAATCAAGATTTTAAAGATATATCCAATGAATTACGCCAAAGTATTACTGACTTTAAAACCTTAGCCCAAGAAAATAACATTTCAACCCTCGTTTTTTACGCTGATAGCTCGTTAGAAATAGTAGATAGTATAAAAGAGCTTGCTTCTGTTTATTTTTCTTCTAAATCAGTAGGTGACAAAAACAGTGTCATGAATGCTTTTGATGAGTTAGAATCACAAATAGCCATTTTAGAGCAAGGATTAGTATCAGACGAATTAACTGAACTGTTCAACGAGATGAAAGACATGGTCGAACAGTTCAAAAGCACCTTTGATCAAATAGTCACAGCGATAGAATCCCAACAACCCATAATCGGGCAGATGGAACAAGCAAGGGTAGAGATACTTAACCTATTAGAAGAACAAAGAAATGAATTAAAGGTCCAACAAGACACGTTAGGTCCATCACTCATAGAAGAAAACAATCAAGCAATAACCTTGACAGCCATCCTAACCGTAGTAGCTTTCGTAGTATCGATAATCATGGTCATCTATCTAATAAGGAGTATAACGAAACCACTGTTAGACTTCAAAAACAAGATAAACCAATTCAAAGAAGGAGACCTAACGGTAAACTTTGAAAGTAAAAGCAAAGACGAGATAGGTCAGATGGCAAACGCCCTATCAGAAATGAGTAAAGAATTAAGAAGATCCATGGGGTCAATAAAACAGGCATCGGACAAAGTAGAAAACGCATCAGAAAGTCTAACGCGCTCATCACAAGAAAGCAGGAAGAACTCAGAAGAACTCAAAAACCAGATGGACAAGATACAAACAAGTACGGAAGAAACGGCAGGAAACGTAGAAGAAGTGACCTCAGGTGTAGACGAAGTAGCAAGGGCTGCACAAGGTGTATCCCAAGACGCACAAAGACTAAGTGAAGAAGCAGATGAAACAAGTAAAGCTGCAGAAGAAGGAAGCAAAACGATAGAAAGCATAAGTCAAGCTGTGAAAGAAGCGGTAGAAAGGACGAAAGAAAGTCAAAAAGAAGTAGAAACACTCGCAAGCAACGCCAAGAACGTACAAAGTATAGTAGAAACGATAAACTCGATAACGGAGCAAACGAACCTGTTGGCACTAAACGCAGCGATAGAAGCGGCAAGGGCAGGGGAAGCAGGAAGAGGATTTGCAGTTGTAGCGGATGAGATAAGGAAGTTAGCGGAAGAATCAAGGAATGCAACGGATGAAATATCCGAAATACTAACCAACATAACGCAAGGAACGAACAAAGTAAACGAATCGACGAACAAGGTAGTAGGAACGATAGGAGAAATAAACGAAAAGATGGAGAATGTACAGAAAAGTTTCAATCGTATAAAAGAAAGGATAGAAAGGATGGACCAAGGGATAGAAAACATGACGGCAAGTGCAGAGGAACAAAGTGCAAGTGCGCAAGAGATGAGCACAGCGATGGACAGGGTAGCGAAAGCGGTAACAGAAATAAGTGAACAACTAGAAAGGTCAAGAAGTGTAATAGACGAACAAGTAAAACAAGGGATAGGGATAAACGAAGAAGCGAAAGAGTTGAGTGAATTAGCCACAGAGTTAAAAGGATTGGTTGGAAGTTTTAAGATATAA
- a CDS encoding glycoside hydrolase family 3 N-terminal domain-containing protein translates to MQVYKNPDKPIEERIEDLLEQMTLDEKIAQLGSFWSYELLDNGNFSFEKAQNLLKEGIGQITRPGGATGFSPKKTAELANKIQKFLLTETRLGIPAFMHEECLSGYMTRGATIFPQMIGAASTWEPPLIERMTTSIRNQMKALGIHQGLSPVVDVTRDPRWGRTEETFGEDPYLIAKMGVAYVKGLQSDDLKNGIVATLKHFVGYGVSEGGMNWAPAHIPERELKETFLFPFEAAIKEGKVKSVMNAYHEIDGIPCGASETLLRRILREEWGFDGIVVSDYFAINSLMEYHKIALNKEEAAIKALKAGIDVELPSFDCYKEPLKNAIENGEFSEAFIDKSVRNILRLKFEMGLFENPYVDLEKVPDNLDTPEDRKLAYEIAKKSIVLLKNDGIVPLKKNSKIKKVAVIGPNANSARNLTGDYTYLTHLETLKQGAFGTSAMEGITFSESELPIKTIYESLKEKLEKLNVETSYAKGCEINDDNKEMIKEAVELAENSDVALLVLGDKSGLTLDCTTGESRDSSTLILPGVQLDLLKSVINTGTPVIVVLVNGRPYSLDWVSKNVSAIFEAWLPGEEGGNALADIILGDESPSGKLPISFPRHVGQIPVYYNHKPSGGRSQWWGDYTDSPAKPLYPFGHGLSYTQFEYGNLQIENNDRIVKISMDVKNIGEETGDEIVQLYMNDEVASVTRPVKELKGFQRVTLKPSEKKRIIFNLPIETLALYNEKMEFLVEKGYFKVMVGSSSEDIRLTGKFYINEDIRILPQNKKFFSDVILEEN, encoded by the coding sequence ATGCAAGTTTACAAAAATCCGGATAAACCTATAGAAGAACGTATTGAAGACCTTTTAGAACAAATGACTTTGGATGAAAAAATAGCCCAACTTGGTTCTTTTTGGAGCTACGAACTTCTTGATAATGGTAATTTCTCTTTTGAAAAAGCTCAAAATTTATTGAAAGAAGGAATTGGTCAAATAACTCGTCCAGGAGGGGCTACAGGATTCTCTCCAAAAAAAACAGCCGAGTTAGCAAATAAAATTCAAAAATTTCTTCTCACTGAAACAAGATTGGGGATTCCCGCTTTTATGCATGAAGAGTGTTTGAGTGGTTACATGACGAGAGGTGCGACCATTTTCCCTCAGATGATTGGTGCGGCAAGTACGTGGGAACCTCCATTGATAGAGCGAATGACAACAAGTATAAGAAATCAAATGAAAGCCCTTGGAATACATCAGGGATTATCTCCGGTTGTTGATGTAACTAGAGATCCTAGATGGGGGAGAACTGAGGAAACTTTTGGAGAAGATCCATATTTGATAGCAAAGATGGGAGTTGCATATGTTAAAGGATTACAATCTGATGATTTGAAGAATGGAATAGTAGCTACTTTAAAGCATTTTGTGGGTTATGGGGTTTCTGAAGGTGGGATGAATTGGGCGCCAGCTCATATCCCAGAAAGGGAACTAAAAGAAACCTTTCTCTTTCCTTTTGAAGCTGCTATTAAGGAAGGAAAAGTTAAATCTGTTATGAATGCTTATCATGAGATTGATGGTATACCTTGTGGAGCCTCTGAAACTTTGTTGAGAAGGATTTTGCGAGAGGAATGGGGTTTTGATGGTATTGTTGTTTCCGATTACTTTGCAATCAATTCATTGATGGAATATCATAAAATAGCGTTAAATAAAGAAGAAGCGGCCATAAAAGCGTTAAAAGCTGGGATCGATGTTGAACTTCCCTCTTTTGATTGTTATAAAGAACCATTAAAGAATGCGATAGAGAATGGAGAGTTTTCCGAAGCATTTATTGATAAATCTGTTAGAAATATTTTGCGATTAAAGTTTGAGATGGGATTATTTGAAAATCCTTATGTCGATTTGGAAAAAGTTCCAGATAATTTGGATACACCTGAGGATAGAAAACTTGCATATGAAATTGCTAAAAAATCAATTGTTCTATTGAAAAATGACGGAATAGTACCTTTGAAAAAGAATTCAAAAATAAAAAAAGTTGCAGTAATTGGGCCGAATGCAAACAGCGCTAGAAATTTAACAGGGGATTATACTTATTTAACACACTTAGAAACCTTAAAACAAGGAGCTTTTGGTACTTCTGCAATGGAGGGAATTACTTTTTCCGAAAGTGAATTGCCAATAAAAACCATATATGAAAGTTTGAAAGAAAAATTAGAAAAATTAAATGTAGAAACCTCTTACGCAAAAGGTTGTGAAATAAATGATGACAACAAAGAAATGATTAAAGAAGCGGTTGAACTTGCTGAAAACTCTGATGTTGCCCTTCTAGTTTTAGGTGATAAATCCGGGTTAACATTGGATTGCACAACTGGTGAATCTCGTGATAGTTCTACGTTGATTTTACCAGGCGTACAACTTGATTTACTAAAATCTGTTATAAATACTGGAACACCTGTAATTGTTGTTCTTGTAAACGGAAGGCCATATTCGTTAGACTGGGTGTCAAAAAATGTTTCTGCAATATTTGAAGCTTGGTTACCTGGTGAAGAAGGTGGCAATGCTCTGGCAGATATTATTTTGGGTGATGAATCCCCTTCAGGGAAATTACCTATATCTTTTCCGCGTCATGTGGGGCAAATTCCAGTTTATTATAATCACAAGCCTTCTGGAGGAAGGAGTCAATGGTGGGGAGATTATACAGATTCACCTGCCAAACCACTATATCCTTTTGGTCATGGCCTCAGTTATACGCAATTTGAATATGGGAATCTTCAAATTGAAAATAACGATAGAATTGTGAAAATAAGCATGGATGTTAAAAACATAGGTGAAGAAACGGGTGACGAAATTGTTCAGCTGTATATGAATGATGAAGTAGCCAGTGTAACTAGACCTGTAAAAGAATTAAAGGGTTTTCAAAGGGTTACACTTAAACCTTCAGAAAAGAAAAGAATCATTTTTAATCTCCCAATAGAGACTTTAGCGCTATATAATGAAAAAATGGAATTTTTAGTTGAAAAAGGTTATTTTAAAGTTATGGTGGGATCCTCTTCTGAAGATATAAGGTTAACTGGAAAGTTCTACATTAATGAAGATATTCGAATTTTGCCTCAAAACAAGAAGTTTTTTAGCGATGTGATTCTGGAAGAAAATTAA
- a CDS encoding alpha-glucuronidase family glycosyl hydrolase, with protein MFPYSNDVDYQCWLNYQRLETPSLYDQYKEYFKNIVISIDGYIIDSIKNELYYSIKKFFNIEAIITNKPIKRTFTIISELEGGSFFNNTIKEEEYTSLNEEGFLIKKVENSTKKFILIAAKSDRGLLYGTYKLIQNIQMGKTLDQLKLLENPYVPLRIINHWDNLEGTIERGYAGKSFICGGPKNKSNT; from the coding sequence ATGTTTCCATATTCAAATGATGTAGATTATCAATGTTGGTTGAATTACCAAAGATTAGAAACTCCAAGTTTATATGATCAATATAAAGAATATTTTAAAAATATTGTAATAAGTATCGATGGATATATAATCGATTCTATTAAAAATGAACTTTATTATAGTATAAAGAAATTTTTTAATATAGAAGCCATCATAACTAACAAACCTATTAAACGTACTTTTACAATAATTTCGGAATTAGAGGGTGGTTCATTTTTCAATAACACAATAAAAGAAGAAGAATACACATCATTAAATGAAGAAGGCTTTTTGATCAAAAAAGTAGAAAATTCTACAAAAAAATTTATTTTAATAGCAGCGAAATCTGATAGAGGTTTGCTATACGGTACCTACAAATTAATTCAAAACATACAAATGGGAAAAACTTTAGATCAGCTAAAGCTATTAGAAAACCCTTATGTTCCTCTTAGAATTATTAATCACTGGGATAATTTGGAGGGAACCATAGAAAGAGGATACGCAGGTAAATCCTTTATTTGCGGGGGTCCAAAAAACAAATCAAATACTTGA